The Podarcis muralis chromosome 8, rPodMur119.hap1.1, whole genome shotgun sequence genomic sequence aacagaaGAAATCAAAGTACTTTCTCCAAGGCATTTATAAGGCGATAGCCTGGCCTAACCCCAGACGCCCATTCGCTGTCGGCCTCCTCCCGCGGATTCAAAAAACATGAAATCCACCAGGAAGCAGGCCCCCAGCAGGACAGCTTTCATTCTAACATCAAGGTCCAACGGGAACTGGACTCCAAAGTTGTCGGCATCGGTGAAGGCCTCTTTCAGAAAGCCACTCCAGTGCTTAGAAATCCTTCCAACCGCTGTCTGCTCATCCAGTGACAGCACCTCAAAATTAATATCTTGGCAGAAGCTGCACACTATACAGGGCCCGGTGATTTTGAGGACATCCTGATGGAGTTCATTTTGGATAGTGAATTTAGGCAGAAAGGGGTGCCACGTCTGCTTAATATACCCCACAGGGGTGCCTGGAGGGGCATGGACTTCAAGCTCTTGCAAGCAGCAAGGGTACAAGCAGCTGGAGCACCGGAGAGGTCGCTGGAGCTCAATCACTTCCTGGCCCACGTTGTCCATGATTTTAATGGTAAATGGCCGCAATGTTCCACAGCAGTTTCGTGTGCAGCAGTCGGTGTCCTCAATCGCCGAGTAAACCATTTGCCCCCATGCGTTTTTTACTTCATACTTGTTGCTGGTTTCAAAGCCAATGATGATTTCCAGAAGCTCAATCTGTTGATGAATGATCATTTGATCAATCTGGCTTAAATATTCCAATCCTGGGGGGCAGTTGGGAAGTGGAGGTGGAGCTGGCATCCAAGTTATAGGACGTGCATATCTTTGAcctgaagagaagaagagtttggatttgatatcccgctttatcactaccctaaggagtctcaaagcggctaacactctcctttcccttcctcccccacaacaaacactctgtgaggtgagaggggctgagggacttcagagaagtgtgactagcccaaggtcacccagcagctgcacatggaggagcggggaatcgaacccggttcaccagattacgagtccaccactcttaaccactacaccacatggctCTCACTGACCTGGGGGAGCTCCATAAGCTCCTTGAGGACGCTGGGGTGTGTTCATTAGCGGTCCTGGATAATGTGGCCCAGGGGCTTGTTGACTGTCCCATCCTGCATTGCCTGTGGTGTAGGGCCAGCTTTTCTATGAGCTTGCGGGGGAAACTGTCTTGGTGGCATTTCTGTGAGTTTGTAAACATCTGTTTCTTTGGGAGCTGTGTTGTTCTTTCAATGCACTGTTTCGCAGTTACTGGGCTCAGGTTGCTGCTAAGCAAAGGGGGAATGGTTTTTTGAAGGAGGACCATTCAGATGATGTGAGCCTCCACCTGCAGACTGAAATGGTATAGCCCATACACAAGTTGAACTAAGCATCCATGGGCCTGTTGTTGAGTCACAATGGTTGCAACTGTCATTGTCCTCTTTCGATCCTTAAGCTGGACCTATGAAGCAGTGCCAaggaacttctctctctctcacgcacacacacacacacacaaatgtttgcATCCATTATAAACATCAAGTAAACAAATAAAGGATTTGAATGAAACACTGCATGTCAAATTAAGGGTACCTGATTTCCCTCAGGCTTGCAAATGAATAACTGATTTCCCTCTGGCTAGCATGGCTACAACCATTAATCAGTAAACACTGTGTAAATGTTTGCAAAGTAATAATTTAGCACCGTAGTGTGAATCAGCAATGCAATCCATCAGATGATTTGCCCATAATATGACTGTTAATCTACATTTGGCATTGCTAATTAAACTGTTTGGGTTTTGCAGAAAGCAAGCCCCACTGGCACAGGAAAGAAGTAGCTGAGAAAAATCACAACTTATTGCGAATGGAAGCTGGAGATGTATATGTGCGCGTGCACGCGCGCATTATGCCTATTTGTGGATTATGTAACGCCGCTCATGCAAATGGGGTTTTACAGAGTAGAAAAGAGAGGCTGAACTATAACATGATACCCATTAATTTGCAAAtaattttgtgggtcagcttgGACCAGAAACTATTTAGGTTGCATCGCACACTTTTATACCATCCAACAAACTTATTCTATGGAACTGGTCCACCGACACCTCTTCCAGGTGCTCCTGCTTTTGGAGGTCAGGTGGATAACTACTAGAGAAagaccttctctgtggtggcacccaaattacccacaagaagctgccttatattatgtcagaccgttggtccatctggctcagtatccTCCATTGGTTCAACTGGTGAGTCACCAGAACCCACTACTAGATTGCAACTTGATCTAAGGTGAGGCACAGCAGTAGAACTGCCACCttgcaaatatatggtaataataatgatgatgatgatgatgatgatgttttggCTAAAGGTAGGGACCAGATATGAAAATGTTGAAGACAGTGACTCTCCAGATTTTCCGATAGGTCTCCCTTTCCAGCTCCACCTGGAGatggcaaggattgaacctgggacttcctgcagaTGAACCATGGCCCTACCTGTATCTACCTAACACCTCCTTTGCCATCTTTTAGGCACAAGCCATCCCTACGCTGCTCTGGATGGCTGTTGGAGTACAATCCTAAACATGCCTACTCAATCAGAAGTGACCTTCATTGAATTCACCTTGCCTTATAAATGGTGCATGGATGGTCCTTCCACCTAAATGAGAGAGGGAGATAGATAACGCATATATTTCATGTGCATAATATGTGTGAAAGGATATATGTCTTCAGCTATGCATCTTGTCCCTGAGGAACAAATCACAACTGACCATTCTGCTTATCTGCTCTCTGCTTTAGCAGGTTCTCCGCTGCTTGAAAAGGAGTCCAGGAAGAAGGTGGCACCAGAACTCATCACACCCAGGTTACTTATACATTTTTACAGTCTACAACAGTACTAGAGATTGTATGCTAAATCCACATGTTGCCCCTCCTTATTTTCCCTGGGGCAGATCAAATGTTGCCTTCTCCTGCTCATGGCTGCTACCAAAAAGCCATTTCCTTTGCTGGTCACTGACAtgttgtggggggtgggatgtAATGTTTAAGTGTATGCATTAGGAAAAGTAATGTTTCACATTacttatggaagtgagagctggaccataaagaaggctgatcactgaagaattgatgcttttgaattatggtgctggaggagactcttgagagtcccatggactgcaagaagatcaaacctatccattctgaaggaaatcagccctgagtgctcactggaaggacatatcctgaagctgaggctccaattctttggccacctcatgagatgagaagactccctggaaaagaccctgatgttgggaaagatggagggcacaaggagaaggggatgacagaggacgagatggttggacagtgttctcgaagctaccagcatgagtttgaccaaactgcgggaggcagtggaagacaggagtgcccggcgtgctctggtccatggggtcacgaagagttggacacgactaaacaacaatgtttCACTCATGCATATGCCAGCGCTGTGCATGGATAATGTATACTACACGGCAAAAAAGCTGTCTTTTGCAGTAGTGGAGCCTGAGCTTTGCAACTTCCTCCCACAAAGAtccacctgttgttgtttagtgatgtctctgcttttgaagatctACGTAGCACCACGTAAAGACCTGGGAATTCACCAGGTCTTGGATGTGGTAGGATGCCAGGTGGAATGCTTTTGTTGCTGTGATAACTTGCCTAGTTTTATGCCGTTATCTTTTATGTTGTATCTTATTGATACCTACTTTGGAATTGTCGCTTGAAATGAAAGAGCAGGTcagaaacatttaaaatacaatggtacctcaggttacatacgcttcaggttacatactcttcaggttacagactccgctaacccagaaatagtgcttcaggttaagaactttgcttcaggatgagaacagaaattgggctccggtggcacggcagcagcaggaggccccattagctaaagtggtgcttcaggttaagaacagtttcaggttaagtacggacctttgtagcgaattaagtacttaacctgaggtaccactgtaaataatagcTGCTATGGGGCTAGGGTATTTCTAGGTGGGTTGGACAATGTAGAACAAGTTAGAGCCACTTGATTGCTCGAGGAAGCAGGGATGAATGGGTAGCTCCACATCTAGTCTGTGTCAATTTTGCATGTGTTTATTCCTTCTATCCCATTTCTAAATTAatacaccatttttaaaaacctacatGAAAACCCATACTCATATGGGTTGTCTCATTTTGTGATATATTTTATCAAAAAATGCCCGTTTTCATGCATTCTAGTACATTTTGAACCCATAACTATTTTGCTAAATTTTGGAAAAGCACGTAGGGTAATTTCGTTTGCCCTGGGCATTATAACCCCTTGGAAATATCATGTGTATGTTGGAATGTGATTATACATGCCTTAGCATAGATACCAGATAAAAGCAAGGtcactggtccatccagctcagaacTCTCCACATcagaggtagggaacctgtggccctccagatgttgctaaatgtttatatattttctgtataaataaaggtaaaggtacccctgcccgtacgggccactcttgacagactctagggttgtgcgctcatctcactctataggccgggagccagcgctgtccgcagacacttccgggtcacgtggccagcatgacgaagctactctggtgagccagagctgcacacggaaatgccgtttaccttcccgcttgtaagcggtccctatttatctacttgcacccgggggtgcttttgaactgctaggttggcaggcgctgggaccgagcaacgggagcgcaccccgctgcggggattcgaaccgccaaccatgcgatcgggaagtcctaggcgctgaggttttacccacagcgccacccgcgtcccagattcTGTATAAATAAGTAACTATAAATCTGTCCGTCGTAAATGTTCCACAAGGCTTCTTGTTGCACTAACAGCAACAGACCAACAGAACTACCCACTCGGGAACTTGCTATCTTGTGGTCTTCTGCCAGATGTCTGAGTAACAGGATTTTTGCTATTATTGTCATAGATGCACAGATGCTTTCCTGGACCATGAGACCTCCTACGAATGTTGCTCCACCAACCCCTGCACAGGCTGTGTCTTGGCTTGCCGCCGGAGCCCTCGGCTTCTTACTAACGGCTACTACTTACTCACAGAGGACAGTTTTCTGTCGGATGAAGATGGCAACGTCACGCTGAGTCTATCCCAAACAAGTGTTACCTATAAAGAGAAATTAGTTAGGTAAATGTGACCTCGTGTATAAGTTCTATTGGAGAAGCAAGTGCCTTCCACACATTCTGCAAAACCAATGTTACTGaatcctgttcagttattttcatGCACCATCTCCCTCCTTATAGGAGGCCTTCTCAAAGGAATTAACTACTATATAAACCAGCCTATGAGTTCAATGTTATGGTTTGCTGCCTCTGGTAGCTTGTTGAGAATCTATATTCTCTACAAAAGTGCAGATtaggagtggagaacctttttCAACCTGTGCAACTTTCACTCATAATTAGCTGTCTAGGGATCACATGCCAGTGGCGGAAGAGGCCAGAGGGGAAATTGAGTGGGGCCCAGGGCAAGAGTGACTTTTATCATTGTACAACAAGCTACATTCTAGGCACACAAAAGTCAGAGGTCTCAACATACAGACATCTTGGATCCAGGCAAGAAAGAGATACAATCACAGCTCAGTGACAATTCAATACCAGTAAAACACTTGAGGAAGACCCAGAACAGGGGTTTGGGCTGAAGAGAAGTGGGCAAAAAAGAGAGCACTGGAGCATTTGGCCACCACATCTGAGGTTCTCCATCCATGTTACAGATTCCCAAGAGATAAATCTTGGTTCTCTGCTCTGAATCATGTTGCTGTTGATAACAATGATAATTCACCATCAGTAGGACAGTGCTTTGCAAAAGACATTAACAATAGAGACCTCTCTGCCAAGGAGCTTACAACCTAAATTCTGGCAGggaggaataataatagtaatagtagtagtagtagtagtagtagtaacaacaacaacaacaacaacaacaacaacaacaacaacaacaacaacaacaaatttattgtttgtaccccgcccatctgggcggcttccaacaaaggttaaaaatacattaaaatgtcacacattaaaaacgtccctaaacagggctgccttcagatgtcttctaaatgtcaggtagttgtttatctctttgacatctgatgggagggcgttccacagggcgggcgccactaccgagaagactgtctgcctggttccctgtagctttgtttctcgcagtgaggaaacagccagaaggccctcggcgctggacctcagtgtccaggcagaacgatgggggtggagacgctccttcaggtatactgggccgaggccgtttagggctttaaaggtcaacaacaacactttgaattgtgctcggaaatgtactgggagccaatgtaggactttcaggactggtgttatatggtctcagcagccgctcccagtcactagcAGCTGCATTcaggattagctgtagtttctgggtcaccttcaaaggtagcctcacatagagcgcattgcaatagtccaagcgagagataactagagcatgcaccactctggagagacagtccgtgggcagatagggtctcagcctgcataccagactgacctggtagacagctgccctggacacagaattgtaaacaggaaagaaacaggaaagaaagaaagaaagaaagaaagaaagaaagaaagaaagaaagaaagagataaagaTGAGAGTAGCAGAAGAATATGCATAAAACTTAATTACCTGTAAGTACTTTGTTTCTGTTACAGATGAGAACTTAATGGGTTAAGTGTTTCATAGGCATTTGTAGAAGATCAGTTTTGTActaatgttctggtttattttttcgTGCCAGAATATTTCGGAGAAGAAAGAGAATCCGCCGATCCCTTGCTAGTTTGTTCAGTATTGGAGCCTCTAAATCATGGTTGAACAGCACCACTATTGACTTACCTCACGTAGAGGATGCTTGGTTTGATGGAGACATGAAGGGGGACGCCAATGAATATTATGACACTGGTGAGCATTGACTTTGCTCATGAAAGCTAGCAGCTATTCTAATAGGTATTGTACTTAAAGGAAGACCTGTGACATGGCGCAGAACATCTGGGCTTACGATATATGTTTTTCAATGGTTTTTTTATAGGCACTATTGATGCTGCTTTCAACTGCAAAGCCCAAAGGGCAGAGAGAGACAGTCTGGTACAAAAGAAGCCCTCTTCTTCGAAAGATGCAACTTGGACAAAACCAAGAAAACAGCAGCATTATTCACCTACTTGTATCTTTCCCCCAGCAGAAGAAGAGTACTTCTATGAAAAATCTTTGGACTGTTCAAGTGAGTTAAACCCTTCTCTGTGTTATAAAGCTCTCTGTTTATGATATGCCTTTCCTTGTACAAACTATCCTGGGTTTTAAGATTGGCATGGGAGGTTCTGCCTGTCGTGCCTTTGATGATTGCAGCTCGTGGGGCTGCCACATGAAACAgaaccttctcagtggtggcacctcagcTGTGGAACTCTCAGTGGAAATCTGGTTGTCCCGTATGTTGGGCTCATTCTTGCAGACATTTGGTACATACTTGACATCTTGTTATCTGCCGCTTATTGCTGACCATCACAGTGTATTTTGTGCTTGTGGTTTTAGAACTGGGATTTTAACCGTtttttatttgtggtttttatgaaGGTTGTCAGCCACACTATGTTCTGTtgtgaggaagagcaggatagaaGGGAAATAAATCCACAGCCCCACTTGTGATCATTAGAAAGAAAACAAGCAGAAGTTGCTAGGAAGATGCTCTTTAATTAAAGAAAGGACATAATAAGAACATAATAACAGTAGCTAAGATGAATACTTTGAATACATTCTGTAACATCTGTCATGTCGCATTTGGTGGGCTTAAAACAAAATCAGGAGGATTAAATCAGCTTAATTATGGCCTAATTCTCCACTTACGTTATTATGGCTCCAGGAATGCCCCAGAGCTCTGCAATATGTAACCTCATTTATACAAATGTTTTGACGCACTGTTCATTCCCTATCAGCCATTCTTTACCAAGGCCTTGCCTGTACTAGGTGTGCTGGTCAAGGTGTGATCTAGTCCGGAACAGGTCTTCTGGATTAAAGCTAGCACAGCACTGGAAATTTATCCTTCATTCTTTCCAATCCTTcttcatcaattaatgagaaaaaagCATTAAAACATCACCAAAGGGGATGTAACATTTTGGGGAAATGCTCACAGCCAAGGTGCAGAGTTTTAGCTGCCCTTACCTTActtttggggatgcgggtggcgctgtgggttaaaccacagggtgtaggacttgctgatcagaaggtcagtggttcgaatccccgcaatagggtgagctcccgttgctccgtccctgctcctgccaacctagcggtttgaaagcacgtcaaagtgcaagtagataaataggtaccgctccggcagcaaggtaaacggtatttccatgtgctgctttggtttgccagaggctgcttggtcatgctggccacatgaccggaagctgtacgccggctccctctgcctataaagcgagatgagcgccgcaaccccagagtcggccatgactggacctaatgggcaggggtccctttaccttacttttgaggtggccAAAAGTCtcttctttcattctacaaatcatctcacCAACAGCCTGTGCTCTGCAGCCTTTTTCAGGGGCCCATGCTACAGTTAAAGCCCAGGGGAAGATATAATGAAAACTCCTTGTGGAAAAATGGCATTAAAGGGTGGAAGGGAACatggctcaatggcagagcacatgttttaATAGAGTCCtaagactgtagagttggaagggatccagacggttacctagtccaaccccatgcaatgcaggaaccagagTTTTGgatgcagaagctcctaggttcagtctccagcatctccaggcaaaaGGGACAGGCATCATGAGATAGAAAACACCTCTTGCCCAAGATCCTggaaggctgctgccagtcagagtagacagcactGGGTGGACAAATAACCTGGCCTGTGGCTTCCTGTTATCGGGAAGGTAACATTCTTGCAAtaactgtctttctctctctctctctctgtgttctaAATAGAGCCTTTTACAGTAAGGCACGACCTCTGCCCAGTTATCGTGCTCTCCATGTGTTTGATCATTTCTCTCTGCATAAGGTAAATCTGAATGTCTTTTTATATATAGCAGCACTTTCATCTATAATGCATTCAAAGAGTTTTTCAAAGAAGCTATATAAACTGTCCTTCGGCAAATCATGTGACCAGATATGGGAGCTCAAGGGTCCTTTGGACTAACAGCAGCCTCTTGGTTCTGTTGCACGGAAAATTCAGGCAGGCTTCAAAATCAATTTGTGAAACGATACTACCTGTATAGTGTGTTGTTCTAGTTtaggttgagcttttttaaaagatcAAATACTAATGAGTGGCATATCCCAGATGACCACCCCCTTCCTATTCAGCCATTTAACAGAAGACTGATCTCCAAGGAGAGCCAAATGAAAGCCATTTTGATGCCCACTTACAAACTAGTGACCCAGGTGAATTTCTGGGAGAGATTTGGAGAATGCCAAGCTGGTTGTTATCTTGGCTCCTGATGTGAAAAGCCACCAGCTTAGCCTGACCTTGTTGACAGGCTCTTGAGTTCATGGCTGGAGGATGAATGAAACACATAGCTGTCATTGCTCTGCAGATCTCCCTGCCTGATTTAATATTAAGATGATTTGACATAGAAGGGAAATGAATTAATTATATTTGCATTGATTATTGACTATTTGATCTTTTCCTGCTTTGAGCCTTTTGATCCATCCTGTTTTATTAATATACAATAAATACGCTTATAATAAAAGACTaaaatgaggaagaagaagagaagagtttggatttgatatcactaccctaaggagtctctaaGCGGCTCacgatctcctttcccttcctcccccacaacaaacactctgtgaggtgagtggggctgagagacttcagagaagtgtgactagcccaaggtcacccagcagctgcatgtggaggagcggagatgagaacccggtcccccagattacaagtctaccgctcctaaccactacaccacactggagaggtCTGTGGTGGGAATATAGTGGGAGGACACTATCTTTTTGAGTGGGTTTGCACTTAAGTGAATTGGATGAAACTGGAAGAGGCCTCTGGGTAGGGAAAGGACTCAGCCGTAGAGAAGCTGTGGCTTCCTTTAACAGAGACTCCTCATTCTGTAAGTACTTCATAAACTTTACCTTATGTATAGGGACATCCTGGATTCTGAAAGTTATTAATGTAAGGACAACACACTAGGGAATTGCTATCTCTCAGGTAGGAGATCTCTGCCTCTGAcaatgtgcaagcctttggggggCATCTCAAATTGGATTGTTGTcatatacagtaagcccacatcTTACGCAAAGATGCATTCTGGGGGATCACACCTAAgggcaaaattgtgtatagtcaaaacacattgtgtGCAATAGCAGGTAGGATTGAGAAAGTCTTTTTTCCTTGGATGCCTGCCCCCATTCctccttttttctattttattttttttgccaagtGATTAAAGCTGAACACAAGTTAAATGcgcataagttgtgggcttagtGGAATACCAAAGTAAATGGTGGTGTGAATAAGGTGGGCTTGCAGGGTCCCATGCTCAAATCCCAATAGGGTTTGAGGTCAAAACTGTTTTGAATGTCAAGAAAAGCATATGGAGAATTCATCTGAATTTGGGCACAGTTCCTTACCCCACAAACAGTCCCCATACAATCTTACTTATTTTATAGTCCATTCTAATTCAATTGCACTGTAGCTTAAATTTGAATTTTAGCAatgttgtgcattttttaaatgatttgcaaactgcttagaagccgcGTGGGCATTATGGGTTGGATCCAATACCATCAATTGCATGAAGTGTTCAGGGCAGATAAGAAAAAAGATTTCTCAAACGAACCTTCATAATTAGTAAAAGTGTtattacaaaacaaaaccaaggtaATACAAAAAATGTATGATACATTATTGGAGTGGTAGGTCAAAGACGAACAGGTCAAGGAGGTAATGATCAAATGGGCTGTAGATATTGGGAAAACCATTAACTTAACAACATGGGAAGAACTATGGAGAAAGAActggaaatttacagcctgtgaaGTATTGAGGGGAAACCTAATcaagatgttttatagatggtacttaacacctaccaaaatagctagaatgtataagacaaaaacaaatctgtgctggaggtgtggtaaaacagaggggacacttatacatgtttggtggacctgtgaaaaaatccaaagcttcTGGAACGCAGTATATGAAGAGCTTAAAAAAAgtttaagtataactttatgaaaaatacagaagcttttctactagggataacgaacacaggtatagcaagagaagatcagaaaatattcctctatgccacaggagcagAAAggattgctaaaaactggaaaaaagaaactgtgccaaaaaaaaaggaatggcaagataaactgttaagagtatattgaactggctagattaacagaggcaattagagatcacactagacaagagtttcaaaaaacatggggaaaatgcagagaatacttcacaaaacagtggcctaaaatacatacctggacttgttttgattaatgtcTGCAAGAGAcgttgtggatatttaagttataattagaaaaatcttaataattattcataaaggaaacagtttataagaagtaaataaggaggccagatacaggataaaaaaagtcttttatttggttgtttgtattgttgtatgttatgctcactgtatgttatgttcacgtttaataagggtggatttgtgtattggggTTGGGGGTTGTGTtacgttgtaaataaaattctaataataataataataataataataataataataataataataataatggcagctgCCTGGGCATTTAACCggaatataaacaaataaataatgcttAAGATGTGACTTATGTTGATTCTTGTCGTTTCAGATTCTTTCTGGGAGGACTGTTTACAACTCTGCAGAGCTTCTTGCTGTTGATCATCGTTTTAATTTGTaagcaaaaaataaatgtttatccTTGCTACACGTCAGATGATTCctacattgctgggggttggactagatgacccaaccctacaattctatgatttgtggGATTGAGGGTTCACCCAGGCTTCCTTTTGGCCACGTTTTTAGGCGCAGGGCcaagctttaaagctctgtgcctGAGTGGTTTTCTTTTTGTCCCGGCACATTCCCCGGGAAAACCCCCATTTTtccgctgaattggagcaaatggcaaaggGCTTCCCCATGGATTGCCATTTGCCattcagtggtaaaatgtgggttttcccagggaaagcgctctgacaataaacaaacaaacacatcgcTTGGGTATGGAGCTTTGAAGCACAGACCCACACCTGGAAAGTGTGGCACAAAAGTCTGCATGAGTCCTGACTTGAAGTACCTAATTCTTCTGAAAACAAGTGTGTGCTGTGCCCATTAAGCAATCATCATAATCatctatattttatttattactaaaACACCAAAATTTAGATTTGTGAACTTATTTTGCAGTGCTATTTCATACCTATTTCACGGCTAATTTGGACTTCATAATAATTTCTTAACCAAGATATAAAACTTCTCTAATCAAATTCACCAATATGTTTATTTCCATCAACTTAGACTGCTGCATGACTAGGAATCAACATCCCTAAATGATTGTGCCTTAACTTATACTGACAAATGTGAGAATGTTAGATGGTTTTCAGCTGTGTAATA encodes the following:
- the TMEM71 gene encoding transmembrane protein 71 isoform X2, whose amino-acid sequence is MALPAGSPLLEKESRKKVAPELITPRCTDAFLDHETSYECCSTNPCTGCVLACRRSPRLLTNGYYLLTEDSFLSDEDGNVTLSLSQTSVTYKEKLVRIFRRRKRIRRSLASLFSIGASKSWLNSTTIDLPHVEDAWFDGDMKGDANEYYDTGTIDAAFNCKAQRAERDSLVQKKPSSSKDATWTKPRKQQHYSPTCIFPPAEEEYFYEKSLDCSKPFTVRHDLCPVIVLSMCLIISLCIRFFLGGLFTTLQSFLLLIIVLICSLALLY
- the TMEM71 gene encoding transmembrane protein 71 isoform X3, whose product is MALPGSPLLEKESRKKVAPELITPRCTDAFLDHETSYECCSTNPCTGCVLACRRSPRLLTNGYYLLTEDSFLSDEDGNVTLSLSQTSVTYKEKLVRIFRRRKRIRRSLASLFSIGASKSWLNSTTIDLPHVEDAWFDGDMKGDANEYYDTGTIDAAFNCKAQRAERDSLVQKKPSSSKDATWTKPRKQQHYSPTCIFPPAEEEYFYEKSLDCSKPFTVRHDLCPVIVLSMCLIISLCIRFFLGGLFTTLQSFLLLIIVLICSLALLY
- the TMEM71 gene encoding transmembrane protein 71 isoform X1, translated to MCIICVKGYMSSAMHLVPEEQITTDHSAYLLSALAGSPLLEKESRKKVAPELITPRCTDAFLDHETSYECCSTNPCTGCVLACRRSPRLLTNGYYLLTEDSFLSDEDGNVTLSLSQTSVTYKEKLVRIFRRRKRIRRSLASLFSIGASKSWLNSTTIDLPHVEDAWFDGDMKGDANEYYDTGTIDAAFNCKAQRAERDSLVQKKPSSSKDATWTKPRKQQHYSPTCIFPPAEEEYFYEKSLDCSKPFTVRHDLCPVIVLSMCLIISLCIRFFLGGLFTTLQSFLLLIIVLICSLALLY
- the LOC114600239 gene encoding phospholipid scramblase 1-like, which gives rise to MPAPPPLPNCPPGLEYLSQIDQMIIHQQIELLEIIIGFETSNKYEVKNAWGQMVYSAIEDTDCCTRNCCGTLRPFTIKIMDNVGQEVIELQRPLRCSSCLYPCCLQELEVHAPPGTPVGYIKQTWHPFLPKFTIQNELHQDVLKITGPCIVCSFCQDINFEVLSLDEQTAVGRISKHWSGFLKEAFTDADNFGVQFPLDLDVRMKAVLLGACFLVDFMFFESAGGGRQRMGVWG